A stretch of Candidatus Methylacidithermus pantelleriae DNA encodes these proteins:
- a CDS encoding acyl-homoserine-lactone synthase yields the protein MTYQSISFVEGALEARSLSQAWEIEAGYRLRHRVFCEELRWVPPSPEGLERDCYDALGFPLGIFDPTENLVGYVRMLPPEAPFMIEKEFACLVGSGWELCKGKDTAEITRLAVHPDARVEGQSRRKIALCLYKAVYQWALANDIRYLLLEVEPTFFRALRACGFPCQPLGEPKRIPPALTESMAARIDCEEFRRRMAKNNPGFLEWMTHATQPAGKSLRWSASAAA from the coding sequence ATGACTTACCAATCCATATCTTTTGTTGAGGGAGCTCTTGAGGCTCGAAGTCTTAGCCAAGCGTGGGAGATCGAGGCTGGGTACCGGCTCCGTCATCGGGTGTTTTGCGAGGAGCTCCGGTGGGTGCCGCCCTCTCCGGAGGGGCTGGAGCGCGATTGCTACGATGCGTTGGGTTTTCCCTTGGGGATCTTTGACCCGACCGAAAACCTGGTTGGCTATGTTCGGATGCTTCCTCCGGAGGCACCGTTTATGATCGAAAAGGAATTTGCCTGCCTTGTGGGTTCGGGCTGGGAGTTGTGCAAAGGAAAGGATACCGCCGAGATCACGCGCCTGGCCGTGCATCCCGACGCCCGCGTGGAGGGACAATCACGCCGAAAAATCGCCTTGTGCCTCTACAAGGCTGTCTATCAGTGGGCGCTAGCAAATGATATTCGTTATCTTTTGCTTGAGGTGGAACCCACCTTTTTTCGAGCGTTGCGCGCATGCGGTTTTCCATGCCAACCCTTGGGTGAGCCAAAAAGGATCCCTCCTGCTTTGACCGAATCGATGGCCGCACGGATTGACTGCGAGGAGTTCCGTCGAAGGATGGCAAAAAACAATCCGGGCTTTTTGGAGTGGATGACCCATGCAACCCAACCGGCTGGTAAAAGCCTGCGGTGGTCAGCAAGTGCGGCAGCCTGA